TAGTTCTCTCTTACTGTCCTTagctttgctctgtttcctttttcttcacatctCTGTTTTTCCAGATCTCTGCTTTTCCCTCCACAACTCTAACCCTCCCACACCAGGGTTCCCAACATTTTATAACAACTTTTGCTCCCTCTCTTGTGCTTCCTCTGTCCTTTCCAGGTCCTTTCCCCTCTTTGTCcagcttctgtatttcttgCCTTGTTGATGTAGCTCAAATATTGTTAGCATCCTTACATTTGCAAGCATAACATCTGAAAGTGTATCCTATATGTCATAGCATTTTCTCTAGACGTAGTTTTCTCAGGAGACATTACACAGAGTTAtgagctgtttttctgcacCCCCAAAAATATAACCGCAAAACTCGtatcttctcttctgcaatttCTCTTAGTACCCACTTTAGAAGGAATCTCTTCCTTCAGCCAGGTGTGTGGATAAATGATCCCTGGCTCTGTGATAAAGGCTGAGGTTTGGATAGTGGGCTTCAAGGTTGTTTCAGAAAGATtagaaatttgttttgcatATCCCTGTTTCCTAAAAAAATTTATGTGCTCCATGCAGAAATACCTACTCCCTCTCATCATGGGAGGCAAAGAAGATAGGAAACAACTTCAGAGGATTGAGTCAAACATTGCTGAGATGAGTGGCAGTGTGACACAGACAGGTAAAGATTAATGACTCCATCAATTCACCCCTCAAAGCCTTTCTCCCTGGATCCTCCATTCTGCCAAGACCCCCACCCTCTTCTTTCCCTACATCTCCACTTTATGTGGTGACTTCATTTATCTGCTCTGAGAATCTGTTCACATTTGCAAATGAAGCCGCCGTCATTTCGGTTTAATTTGAAATTGCTTGTTTACTGTCGGCGCGGCCTCAATTAATTATGTTTTTACGGAAAGGCTCCCAACCTCAGAATATTAATAAGGGGAATAAAATGACAGCCTTTCGGAGGGCTGtaaagttcatttttaatttctgcttctctgatgttttcaggggctttttttttggtgttttcccCCCACTTTCCATCTGAAAATCCAGCGCAGGGTCAGGAGAGTCTGTAATTACTGTGCCTCCCTGACCTTGGCCACCTTCTCTGTTATTGACTCTATAGGGTGCCTGTTCATTACCTGATGCCCTAATGATGGTCTGGATTAGCTGTTAGCTGTCACACCAATagagtttttaattttattttattttatcagctTGTTTACTGCCTGGAAGCTTTGGATAAAGTGCCAAAGTAGAAAAAGTTCTCCTGCAACTGGAGTTGGAGTCTAGCAGTTGTTCATCAGTTTTTGCTACGATGTAGGAGTGAAATACTGGGTGTTTTCTtgagttaaaaggaaaaatggacaAAGTATATGCTGTTGATGGGATGgaaaaaaagtgtgattttCAGTAGTGTTTGCTAAAAGTATCGGGGTGAAAAAGCTGGTGGGCTGAAAGCAGGAGGATGCTAATTACACTTTTTAGTGGCAGGTGTGAAGATAAGCATCTTTCATTCCTCATGATACCCTAAGGTCTGTCCTGAGACCAGCCCCTTTCCAGGTTGGAGCTAGCCCTAGAGTTTGCCTGTGGGAGGCCCGAGCTAGATAAATGATACAAACATTGTGTAAGTTCACGGAGATGTACAAATCATAAACCAATATAATTAGAAGGGAGAGGTTTTGGACGGATATACTGTGGGCTATAGACATCTATACAATGGAAAGATAAACTAGAAATACTGGAGGTTAGATGCAGTGCAGGTAGATTACCCATAGTGCAGATAAATCATATGGATTAAAGTGAGCAGGCGGGCATAGATAAATTAGATATAGTAGGAATAGAGGCATCTTTGTAGTTAGACAGCAGGAAGGACATGTGTGTATGTATCTCAGTTTAACACTCTCCTGCTTTTTCCCTCGCAGTGACTCAGTTACAGACAACTTTAGCAGCTGTCCAAGAAATGCTAATTCAGCAACAACAGAAGATCCAGGAGCTCACCCAAGAACTGGCTGCTTCTAAGGTATCCACTTCCAATTCCTCACCTTTAGAACATTGCCATCGCTAGAAGATGTGTGGCTTCTTTTGTGTCCACATGAAAAGcacctcattaggttcacaatCCATCCTTTGTATGTAATGTCCCCACTAGTTTCTTTCCATCTGGTATCTACATAGGCTGTCCGTTTAAAGCACTGGATTCCTACTGGGTACCCAGTGAAATACGAggcctgctccaaaagtaatgcctcctgttttattatgttggcccacgacgCCGGAGCTGGATGTTgatgggatggcagtagaggttaaagcgtcccaccaatattctgttacatttcgttgctgtgtggcagatggcagcagaggagcagtctgacagaatggcgtctgacgtggaagtgtgtatgaagcaaaagtctgtcactgaattcctccatataGAAAAAATTGCTCCCACTGACATTCAGCGACGTTCGCTGAACATAAGTTTATGTAGACCAAACAGTGgacatgagcacagtgaggtggtgcatgctgtgtttcagcagtagcaacagcggtcacttccactggtgcagattcttatgagcacagcatgcaggctcatGTTCATCAGTGGCAGCAATGCATAGCTAAAGATGGGGTCTGCActggaaaatagtgttttgtagctgacagtttgctctatcaaatagtgtaagtgctctttatatctgttgtagttcccatgaaaataaatgggaggcattactttcagagctaaCTACAGCTATATAACTTCTAAGAGGGCTTTATTATACAGCAGGAAGCGTTTGTGTCTGAGGCCTTAGACCTGTTCTCATCTCTGTAACTTCTGAGGtgcaactgaaatgaaataattgtcCTGTTAGTCCACTGACCAAAAGATAAAGGTCAGATATAcagagttgggttttttttctcttctttttctttatttctgcaaatatgTCATTTTATGCTTTCATATTTCACCTGTACCTTTAAATTTTGATTCAAAACAATGATATGGTCCTGTTTAGGCAAGCAAATAGTTGAAGTACTTATCTAAGCCAGTTGTTCAGATCCAGGCCAGGTAGTAGCTGAACATTCTTACTATTTGGTTGCCTATTTCGATGATTTTGGTCATCTCAGTGTACCAGGTGGCCCTATCACAACCATGTTACACATTCCCCTTGCCTCCTGTCTTGAACTTGGGAATAAAGCTACTGGTTCTAGCTGGTTTGTATTGTTACCTGTGTTTTTAACTAACCAATTTTAACcaaaattgtttctttctggCAATGAGACAGTTTTTTTGTCTCTGAACTAATTTGCAGCTATTGGCCTAAGTGTTCTCACAGCCAGTAGATGTTGGTTAGATGTGAGCTGGGATGGATTTAAACCAGTCAGGCAGAGATGGCATCTTCCTTTCACTCACAGGTTTGGGATTATTCAGGTTCCAGTAATCTTTCAGTACTCTTAGTACAGGGAGGCACTGTTCTTCCTGCTGTTAAATCCCTTACACAGTGCCTGATAATCTTCTCTCTGTAGTACGAGCAGTTGTCTTCTCCCCGTACCTATACTTTAATCTCATACAAACCCTTTGATGGTGTGTAACTGGTGGGCCACAGCTGACTATGTGGTGTGCACACTGTACAGTAGGAATCCCTCAGTGGCACAGCTGTAAACCCAACCATGAAAGTCAGTTTATGGTCACAACACTCTACTTCAATTTTCCTTGGGAACTGTGGCCTGTCAGTGGCCTGGAGCCAGTCCGGAAAttggaaaactgttttcaggtCGTAAGTGTTAAGATTAAGGCCACATGTTGAGCtttaagaagggaaaagggCATAAGAGTCTTGGTGGTTTAGAAAGtcttaaagaagtttttcctgccccccctccaccccccgCACTGAAATGGTAGCACACATTGTTATGATATCTAAACCTCATGTGTACAAAGACAAACTTGGGCAACCCCACAAACCAAAGaataaaagctgtgttttctcagCTGTAATGTAAGTTTTTATATCTGCTTTTCAAACTCCTACTGGCATgctgtaaaaaattaaaaagaaggactttaagtaattaaaaaacGTACATAAAAATTCAAGGCTTGAGTTTTCTacaactgtttttaaagagacTGGCTAAAAAGCCCCAGAtgtcagattttatttctaaatccTAGGCATCTGGCACCATATGTGTTTTGGAAATTTGAGTCCTTTGCAGGCCAGTGAGTGGAAATCACTCCCTTGTTAACGTGCTGCTGTAGCTTTCAAGGTCTTGGAGAGCCAGAACAGTGGCTCCTGGATTCTTGCTGTCTGAGGGCTGGGAGCGTGAATCCCAGGGGAACGCATCTGTGTACATCACAGCTACTAGAGGCTGAGCCTGTCCCGGCTCCCTGGGTTCACAGCCCAGAAGTCCCTGTGCGAGGTGCTGGCTGGGAAAGTGTTCAGGGCTGCCCAGCACTAGGTGAGCTCTGGTTGTAGTAAGTCTGGAGTAGTAAGGAGAAACCACAGTCCTGCCTACAGCTCGTAGGAGCTGGCAGGAAGGAGGGTTTTGTTATTCCAGTCCTGGCTTCCTTCATCAGAGAATTTACTAAGATTACCTCTGGAGAAATGCTCACAAATGCATTCATTCCTATTGGCTTTTAGCAACAATTACTATGGGAAGTGCTAGAAGTGAGTGTTCTTTGGTCCCATACTCAGCCCATCACTACAGGAGTTGCTACAGCGTTTGGATGGAGGTAGCTGTACTGTGAGCTCTCTTTCAGAACGATGTTCACATTTTTCAAGTTCCCAAAagggtttaaaaaaatgccagaattaTTATCTGCAGCATGTTCGCTTCAGTTATTACCTTACTCTAATTTCTGCCTGATATCCCATAGCAATTCTGAtgcagtgctgacagcagcttCCACAACTTACTTATCGTCTTTGCCCACCAAATTGTATTCATTGCTTTGAAATATCCGAGAGACAGTGCCTAGTCCAGCTGCTTCCTGGAGATACAATCTGGTAACTCAAGCGTAGCTCTAATTGTTCAGATCTAGTGCAGAAAGTTTTTGGAGCTTTCAGGCGTAATTTATCAGTCCACCTCTAAGCACCACAGAATGCAGATAATTGactcttcatttcatgatcTAGGAGAAATGAGGGTGTAGTTTTAAACCAGTTGTTAATATGTAATATTTGAATCTATTGCCTCAGCTAAATGCAGTAACAGGAAAGAGTAAAGGACCAAATTCAGTGCAACTCCCTCTGCCTTTCTCGTCCTAGAAATCATTCTGTAGGTCTATGTCAAATAATTTGGTTTACATCTTTGTGTATTCTTCTCTGTCTGACATATTGGTGAAAAGCATGCTGTACAGAGCTTGCTTCATCTGAATTCTCAAAAGTGCTGGCTGccttctacaggaaaaaaaaaaaggtcccCTTGAGATGCTTCAGCAATGGTTGTTAGAAACAAGATTAATTAGTCCccaaaactaaaagcaaatatttgaattgTTGGAGCTCATTGAAACAGTTATTATTTCTGATCGTTGTGGGGATCCATTCAGGTCCTTCTTCGTTGTGGAGGTTGTTTTGCTCCGATCTGAGATTTTAAAGGATAGAGTTTATCCTCAGCGCTTGAGATTCCCaggtgggaggagagagaagatgaGATAGAAAAAAAGGTGACATTTTTGAGCTATATCTCAGTTCATTCTTTGatctttgcatcttttttccatgttataGGCCACAACTTCCACCAACTGGATTCTGGAGTCACAGAATATTAACGAATTGAAATCTGAGATCTACTCGTTAAAAGGACTCCTCCTGAACCGGTATGGATGGAATACATTGATAGAAGATGGCTGTGTGGGGAAGGGTTGCTTTCTGGGATTCTCTCAATCATAGAGAGGAAGAGCATTTCCAGCAGGAACTAGCTCTATATCCTGTTATTGCTATTTTAATAATACCACTTTGCACTCCACTATCACTTTCTATTTGCAGGTCTCAGAATGCTTTTCAATTTTCCTTAAATCACAGAGCGCTTTGGGTAATTAATAATTACtaggatttttgctttttgtttttgatagAGAAATTCTCTGCCATTCACAACAGGGAGGATGCCTGCCACCTAGTTTGAGGGGTTGGCTGCATCTGAGCCAGCTACCTCTGTTCTGTTACAGAGAGAACCACTGGTGGATACAGTTCGTGTGACCTGTTCATGGCTAGGGAGAGCCAGGTCAAATGACACTTCAGCAGAACCTGTTCTTCTCCACTGACTTGCTGAGGCGTAGACATCTATAATAATTCTGTGATCTTATACTGTAGATGTCTGAAATGAGGTAATACAAATCCCAACCCGTGGGACAAGTTATAAGAGGAGAGATCAGATCTCAGTTTGAaggagttcttttttttttcgaAAAACACTACTTAAGAGTTTATCGGCTGCTGATCCTTTCACTCTGATACGACTCCCTAACTTCCTTCTTCATACAAATAAGTCTTCTCAAAGCATCCTTGACACAATCTTTCTGCTGTCTATTGAtggccagcagcagaggagcagcagctttcCGGAGTGGGCAAGGGTGAGAGTTGTCATTAGGGAAAAATCACGCTTTTATGCAGCTGGGGGATAAGTGCTTTAGGgataaagcattttttcatttcagcaaagtTCATTTCTTAACAAAAAGGCAAACGATTCTGCAGTGAGGAGGCAGCAACAGCGCTGGAGCCAAGAAAGTCTCCAGACTGAATTTGTTGATTGCATTTATGATACTGGTTGAATGCTTATTGCGCTCACAGCAGATGGAGGCTAGATCAGCAGAGTTCTTCCATGGCTAGTGGTGGCACTCATAAGAGGGAAGTGAGAGCCCTACTGTTCCTAGCTCAGTCTATGAGAATGAGCTCCGTTGTGTGCAAGCCCTCACTGTAGGACTGTAACCAGCTGTGGTCTGCTCTGCTTTTACCCATGGCACAGCCAGTTCACGTGATGGGCATGAGAACCCCCTCCACACAGTGTTCCAGACATGAATCTGATACCTCTTCATACTCCCACTTGGCACGTACAAAAGCAAGGATGCACAGGGAATACCAGACCAGACatgcttttttgctttgctcttcatGGTGGATCACTTTCTGAGGACACTAACACTCCCCACGGAACTTATATTTGTCCTTTTTGGAATTCACATTCTCCTTTTAGAGATGGGCATTAGCTTGGCACTGTCAAATCCTTGAAGCCCACCTGGAGAGGACTCACTGAGGACAGAGCAGCCATATTCTCAGCTGGTGCAAGCCAGCATGTCTCTGTTCAAATCAGAGAAGCTAAGCCAGTTTGCAGCAGCCAGATCTGGCCCAAACATGTAAAGTGCGTGCTGGGACTAGGAGATAAAGTCTGGACTGTAATAAGCCAGCGTGCAATAGCTGTGTATCACAGTGGAGGCGAGAGCCAGGTGGTGAAATTTCTTGGCTGAGGCACAAGGAGCAGATTTCTCTGACTTCTTACTCCAGTGggaattttcctttccaattaATTAGTGATTGTTTTATAAGGGACACCCATGTCTTTCCAGAGGCAGCATTCCTGACTGCTAACTTACTCTGTGAAATTGGCCAAACAAGATCAGTTCAGACTCAATTACTGGTTGCTTGTAAAGCACTTTGAGATTCTGGCTGAAGAAATGAAGTGGCCTTGTTCTTGTTCATTGAAGTTTCAGTCCTGTTTTACATGGCTTCACCAGTGCAAATACTATTCTCTCTAATGATAACtcctctgtttttaataaaattccctttctctccttttcttccctcccttcaCTCCCCGAAGGAGGCAgtttcctccctctccttcaGCTCCTAAGATCCCATCATGGCAGATCCCAGTGAAGCCAAGCTCACCCTCCAACCCTGTTGTTGCCAACCataacagcagcagtgacatcTCACCTGTCAGCAATGAGTCTACCACCTCCTCACCGGTCAAGGAGAACCACAGCCCCGAGGGTTCGAAGGTCAGCTGCCATCTGCTGAGCACCGAGGAAGGCAACAAGGCAGTGATTGATGTCAAGAGCCAAGTGCGGATGGAGGTGCAGggtgaggaggagaaaagggaaaacaaaaggaatgaagaggaagaagaggacgATGAGGATGATGACGTGAGCCACGTGGATGAGGAGGAATGTATGGGTGTCCAGACTGAGGACCGGAGAGGAGGGGATGGGCAAATTAATGAGCAAGTGGAAAAGCTACGAAGACCCGAGGGGGCCAGCAATGAGAATGAGATTGACTAAGGCGCCCTGGCTTCTGCTGATGCTGCTGTACATCTTCCCTAGCCTCCTGCACTGTCCCTGGTGCCTCTCCCATTTTGTGGAGTGCCACCATCCCTTCCAGTGATTCTTCCATGACTGACCTTGAGCAGGGTCGTGATTGCCTGGTGAACAAGGAGGGCCCTGTTTCACCACATGGCTGTGCAGCGTTGCAGTGGCTTCTTCTCCCCTCCCAGTCCCCCCTTCTCCCCGTGAGCTGGGGTCCCTGCCTAGGCTGGAAGACCAATTGCCTTACCATGCACCACAGCAACAGAATAAGTCCCCTTAACAAAAACATCCAGCATCTCCTGGAGTGGTCAGCCTCTTTGCTACATCCTAGAGCCCTTCTGTCCCATTTCAGAAACCTGTCTGCCCTGAAATCTTTGATTTCACAAGCCTTTAATTGCCACATAATCCCCAAAACAGTTCTTGCTGTTTCCCAAAATACccctctgttttatttctaaaactaATTGGTACTCTATCgccaaaaaaaataacaacagtttAATTCTAAATTCCTCACCAGATCTCAGTCTCAGCCACCTTCTTCCAAGCCTTATGCCAAACCTCCAATTCCTGAAACTACCTAGCATTTAAAGACAC
The sequence above is a segment of the Numida meleagris isolate 19003 breed g44 Domestic line chromosome 20, NumMel1.0, whole genome shotgun sequence genome. Coding sequences within it:
- the PEX14 gene encoding peroxisomal membrane protein PEX14 → MAAEGRRGARWGARFHRPLKGTGARGRREGRWRRIGGAALGSCCLRRRHRRRGRASHRLGGHGLAGPGKMASSEQAEQPGQTGSCPATENAASREPLIVTAVKFLQNPRVRQSPIATRRAFLKKKGLTDEEIDLAFQQSGTSTDEPQSPGPSSQLVPAQPAHPVVYSPPGSRWRDYGALAIIMAGIAFGFHQLYKKYLLPLIMGGKEDRKQLQRIESNIAEMSGSVTQTVTQLQTTLAAVQEMLIQQQQKIQELTQELAASKATTSTNWILESQNINELKSEIYSLKGLLLNRRQFPPSPSAPKIPSWQIPVKPSSPSNPVVANHNSSSDISPVSNESTTSSPVKENHSPEGSKVSCHLLSTEEGNKAVIDVKSQVRMEVQGEEEKRENKRNEEEEEDDEDDDVSHVDEEECMGVQTEDRRGGDGQINEQVEKLRRPEGASNENEID